The sequence CACCTGACCGGACGGGCAGCCAGCACTGGCCGCTCGGCCAAGTGCATTCCGGCTCGCCGCCTTCGACACTGGTACCCGACGCATTGTCTGAATGCGCCTGTAGTGGAGCGAAAAGACGGAGTGCAGCTGAAGTGACCGTATCTGAAGTGCAGGAGCGAAACCCGCTGGCAGGCGGCCCAGGCGTTGTCGGCGAGGCATTGATCGGCAACACCGGTCAGGTCGCAGAGCCGGCGTCGATGGTGATCTTCGGGGTCACCGGTGATCTCTCGCGCAAGAAGCTGATCCCGGCCATCTACGACCTCGCGCACAGTGGTCAGCTGCCGCCGGACTTCGATCTCATCGGGTTTGCCCGGAACACCACGGATGTCAAAGCCCGCCTTCGCGAGTCCGTGAGGGAACACGCGCGTACACCGTTCGATCCGGTGGTGTGGGACGAGCTGGCCGAGCGTATCGACCTGGTACAGGGGTCGTTCGACGACACCGCGGCTTTCGCCCGGCTCGCCGCCCGGCTGGCCGAGCTCGATGTCCGCCGCGGCAAACCGGGCAACTACGTGTTCTACCTGTCGGTTTCGCCCTCGGCGTTCGAGGCGGTCTGCGACCAACTTGCGATCACCGGACTGAACCGGACTGCGCACGGCTGGCGCCGGGTAGTGGTGGAGAAACCGTTCGGGCACGACCTGGCCAGCTCGCAGGCCCTCGGTGCCGCACTGGAGAGGGTGTTTCCGCCGTCGTCGATCTACCGCATCGACCACTACCTGGGAAAGGAGACGGTGCAGAACATCCTCGCACTGCGCTTCGCTAACGGGATGTTCGAGCCGTTGTGGAACAATCGGCACATCGACCATGTGCAGATCACCATGGCCGAGAGTGTCGGAGTGGCCGGGCGTGCCGGGTACTACGACGGTGTCGGTGCCGCCCGCGATGTCATCCAGAATCACCTGCTGCAACTCTTGGCGTTGATCGCGATGGAAGAACCGGTCGCGTTCGACGCCGACAGCATCGCCGCCGAGAAGATCAAGGTCCTCTCTGCCACCGAGCTCCTCGGCCCACTGGCGGAGACCTCGGCTCGCGGCCAGTACGGTGCGGGTATCGAGAACGGTGTTCCCGTAGCAGGATTGGTTGACGAGGCGGGATTCCCCGCCGACTCGGCGACCGAAACCTTCGCGGCACTGACGGTCGGTGTCGCGACCCGCCGATGGGCCGGCGTTCCGTTCTTCATCCGTACCGGAAAACGCCTCGCTCGGCGGACGACTGAGGTTGCAGTGACCTTCAGACCGCCCGCTCACGGTTCACCGGCCGCGCGAGCTGCTGCGGTGTCCAATGTGCTCGTCTTCCGGGTACAACCGGACGACGGCATCGAACTCCACATCGGCGCCAAGCGCCCCGGCGACGGCATGCACATTCAGCCGGTCAGCCTCGGGATGGATTTCCGGTCGGTGTTCGACCCGGCCCCGGAGGCCTACGAACGGCTGATCTGCGACGTGCTGCGTGGAGACGCCACACTCTTTCCTCGCCGGGAAGAGGTCGAATGGTCCTGGCGGGTCATCGATCCCCTTCTCGACTATTGGGCCGGTGTCGGTCGGCCGGACAACTATCTCTCCGGGACGTCCGGCCCGGAGTCGGCGGATCGGATGCTCAGCCGGTCCGGCCGTGCGTGGCGGTCGCTCCGACCCGATAGGGCAGGGAGGCTCGGCGAGGTGGGACCGATCGAGGGGTTCGGTCCCACCTCGCTAGCGGACAGAAGCTGATCCAGTCTTGGACACAGGCACACTGCAGCCGACACCGCACCATCAATAGCGAAGGGCCCCAAACACTTTTGTGTTCGGGGCCCTTCGCGACTGGATGATGACTACTTGGTGAGGGCGTCCTTGAGCGCCTTCGCGGCCGCGGCCGGGTCCTCGGCGCTGTAGATGGCGCCGCCGGCGACGGCGACGTCGGCACCGGCGTCACGGACGGCGGCGATGGTGTCGACCTTCACACCACCGGCGACGGAGAACGGGACACCGGCGATCTTGCCGTCGTCGAGGAGGGTCTGGATGGAATATCCGGGCTGGGCCTGCTCGTCGAGACCGGCGTGAATCTCGACGAACGCGACACCGAGCTTGGCGATCTCACGGGCGCGCTCGACACGGTTCTCGACGCCGATCAGGTCCGCGACGACCTTCTTCCCGTGCTTCTGACCCGCTTCGACCGCACCCTTGATGGTGGCATCACCGGCGGCACCGAGGACGGTGACCAGGTCGGCGCCGGCAGAGAACGCCAGGTCGGCCTCGAGAAAGCCGGCGTCGGCGGTCTTGAGGTCGGCGAAGACCTCCTTGTCCGGGTGCGCCGCCTTGATCGCGCTGATGGCACTGAGGCCGGCGCTCTTGATCAGCGGGGTGCCGAGTTCGATGATGTCGACGTACGGGGCCACCTTGTGGGTCAGCGCCAGCGCGTCAGCAGTGGTGAGCAGATCGACTGCAACCTGCAGCTTCGTCATGTGTTTCTCCTGTTATCTATCTCGGGTGGGGTTGGGGGTTTCGGGTCAGCCGATGTTGGCGTGGCGTTCCCACAGCCGCTCGGCGGTCTGGTCTTCGTTGTCCCACAGCGCCTGGAACAGTGCGTCGAACGCGAGGAGCACGGACTGCTCGAACAGGCTGCCCGCGTATTGGCGGGTGATAGTCGCGCTGTGGTCCTGCTTGTCGGCCGCCGGCAAGACCAGCACCTCGTCGGCACGCCGGGCGAGCGGCGAGTCGGATGCGGTGGTGACGGCCAGGAGCGAGGCCCCCACCTTCTTCGCGGTGTCGGCGGCGCCGACCACCGATGCGGTAGTACCCGACCCTGACACGGCGATCAGTACGTCACCGGTGCCGATCGCGGGGGCGGTGACCTCACCGGCGACGTGCACGCGCAGGCCGAGGTGCATCAGCCGCATGGCTGCCATCTGCACGGCCAGGCCGCTGCGTCCGTTGCCGATCACGAACACCGCCCGAGCGGAGGTGATCAGCGAGCCGGCGCGGTCCCATTGTTCCGCAGCAACGGAATTGAGCAGCCGCTCGTTCTCGGCGAGCACGATGCGGCGCCCGTCACTGAACCGTGTGCGTGTCTGCTCGACGGTGACGGTCATGATCCTCCTCGGTGATAGCCGTTCTGTGGTGAACTCGACACTGCCAACTACCGCCTGCTTCGACACCCGGCCGCTCGGTGGGTTCGGGCTGGCCGATTGGCCAGTGCCCGCCCGCCCCTACCGGCGATACGGTGGATGCGTGGTAAGCACGGAGGACTCTGTTCGGTTGCAGGTCGACCCCTGGGTGGAGATGCGGAAGGTGATCACGGGACCGCTCCCGGACATCGCGACGCGCTTCTCCCGGTTCCTCGGCCAGTTGTGGCCGCACGAGGCACTGGTCATCTTCACCCGCGAGTGCACGGGGCGTCCCCGCAAAGTAGCCGGTAAACGCGCCATCGTCGACCGGGTCACCATCGACGAACTCGACGAGATCAAGCAATCCCTCGAACCCGGCGGCGTTTACGACGGCGTCGCCATGCTGGCCGGCGTCCGCCGCCGAGTGTGGGCCATCCGCGACGTCTGCGACACCCTGCTGGTCCTGGTTCCGCGGCCGTCTGAGA comes from Rhodococcus oxybenzonivorans and encodes:
- the hxlB gene encoding 6-phospho-3-hexuloisomerase, whose product is MTVTVEQTRTRFSDGRRIVLAENERLLNSVAAEQWDRAGSLITSARAVFVIGNGRSGLAVQMAAMRLMHLGLRVHVAGEVTAPAIGTGDVLIAVSGSGTTASVVGAADTAKKVGASLLAVTTASDSPLARRADEVLVLPAADKQDHSATITRQYAGSLFEQSVLLAFDALFQALWDNEDQTAERLWERHANIG
- the zwf gene encoding glucose-6-phosphate dehydrogenase, which produces MTVSEVQERNPLAGGPGVVGEALIGNTGQVAEPASMVIFGVTGDLSRKKLIPAIYDLAHSGQLPPDFDLIGFARNTTDVKARLRESVREHARTPFDPVVWDELAERIDLVQGSFDDTAAFARLAARLAELDVRRGKPGNYVFYLSVSPSAFEAVCDQLAITGLNRTAHGWRRVVVEKPFGHDLASSQALGAALERVFPPSSIYRIDHYLGKETVQNILALRFANGMFEPLWNNRHIDHVQITMAESVGVAGRAGYYDGVGAARDVIQNHLLQLLALIAMEEPVAFDADSIAAEKIKVLSATELLGPLAETSARGQYGAGIENGVPVAGLVDEAGFPADSATETFAALTVGVATRRWAGVPFFIRTGKRLARRTTEVAVTFRPPAHGSPAARAAAVSNVLVFRVQPDDGIELHIGAKRPGDGMHIQPVSLGMDFRSVFDPAPEAYERLICDVLRGDATLFPRREEVEWSWRVIDPLLDYWAGVGRPDNYLSGTSGPESADRMLSRSGRAWRSLRPDRAGRLGEVGPIEGFGPTSLADRS
- the hxlA gene encoding 3-hexulose-6-phosphate synthase, with the translated sequence MTKLQVAVDLLTTADALALTHKVAPYVDIIELGTPLIKSAGLSAISAIKAAHPDKEVFADLKTADAGFLEADLAFSAGADLVTVLGAAGDATIKGAVEAGQKHGKKVVADLIGVENRVERAREIAKLGVAFVEIHAGLDEQAQPGYSIQTLLDDGKIAGVPFSVAGGVKVDTIAAVRDAGADVAVAGGAIYSAEDPAAAAKALKDALTK